In the genome of Paenibacillus pabuli, one region contains:
- a CDS encoding phosphatase PAP2 family protein: MSRLFVKFQEYDRNVFMWINGRLHNRFMNFWLYYFTHLGGATSSIAVSLLIWLLAPAPWSTTGLQACIALAVSHIPVAIAKKLYPRIRPYLALPDTITFRNPLTDHSFPSGHTTAVFSVTVPFMAMEPFLLLLLLPVALIVGFSRIYLGLHYPSDVLAGATIGTLVALATVALWT, translated from the coding sequence ATGAGCCGTTTATTCGTAAAGTTTCAAGAGTATGATCGAAATGTATTTATGTGGATTAATGGTCGACTTCATAATCGATTTATGAACTTTTGGCTGTATTATTTCACCCACCTGGGGGGAGCAACTTCTTCTATTGCAGTTTCGTTACTAATCTGGCTGCTGGCTCCAGCTCCTTGGAGTACAACAGGACTTCAGGCATGCATCGCTCTGGCGGTTAGCCACATTCCCGTAGCAATCGCCAAAAAATTGTATCCACGCATTCGGCCTTACCTGGCCCTGCCGGATACGATTACGTTCCGCAATCCCCTGACGGACCATTCCTTCCCTTCAGGGCATACTACTGCGGTATTCTCAGTTACGGTTCCTTTTATGGCTATGGAGCCGTTCCTGTTGCTGTTGTTACTCCCTGTTGCATTAATTGTCGGATTTTCACGAATCTACCTGGGATTACACTATCCCTCAGATGTGCTCGCAGGTGCTACGATCGGTACTTTAGTCGCACTTGCAACAGTTGCTTTATGGACATAA
- a CDS encoding MGDG synthase family glycosyltransferase codes for MEKKRVLLLSEGFGAGHTQAAYALSSSLRKLSPNVQTKVLELGSFLNPRVAPLIITAYKKTVINQPKLIGYVYRHQYKKSLNRLTTLALHKLFYTHTRSIVRQLRPNVIVCTHPIPSAVISRLKRLGVEVPLCTVITDYDAHGTWISPEVDLYLVSTDEVKSKLMLRGVSLDKIRVTGIPIHPNFWEHPGRDEIRSKFNLKNMPTVLVMGGGWGMLSDEVVNQLLTRWHEDVQIIFCLGRNDKSRISMEQNPLYQKENIHIIGYTNEVDKLMEVSDLLITKPGGMTCSEGLAKGIPMLFHNPIPGQEEENVQYFTARGLGEPITSLDVVVKWMNKLLHNYPDIVRKRKRHMEQIAKYHPMQSAQSIIDLLDLRPFSADQARL; via the coding sequence GTGGAGAAAAAAAGAGTATTACTTTTATCTGAAGGGTTTGGCGCGGGTCATACTCAAGCCGCTTATGCGTTGTCCAGCAGTTTGCGAAAACTTTCGCCGAATGTGCAAACCAAAGTGCTTGAGCTGGGAAGTTTTCTGAATCCCAGAGTTGCGCCACTTATCATTACAGCGTACAAAAAAACGGTCATTAATCAGCCCAAGCTCATCGGGTATGTATACAGGCACCAATATAAAAAATCCTTGAACCGGCTGACTACACTCGCACTGCATAAACTTTTTTACACCCATACACGCAGTATTGTTCGTCAGCTTCGTCCAAATGTTATTGTATGCACTCACCCTATTCCCAGTGCCGTCATATCCAGACTGAAACGTCTGGGTGTAGAGGTTCCACTTTGTACAGTCATCACCGATTATGACGCGCACGGGACATGGATTAGCCCGGAAGTGGATCTGTACCTTGTTTCCACAGATGAGGTAAAGTCCAAATTAATGCTGCGGGGTGTATCTTTAGACAAAATTCGAGTTACTGGCATTCCAATTCACCCCAATTTCTGGGAGCATCCAGGGCGGGACGAAATTAGAAGCAAATTCAATCTGAAGAACATGCCTACTGTGCTTGTGATGGGCGGGGGTTGGGGCATGCTTAGTGATGAAGTGGTTAACCAGTTATTGACACGCTGGCATGAGGATGTTCAGATTATTTTCTGCCTTGGCCGCAATGACAAAAGCCGAATCAGCATGGAACAAAATCCGCTGTATCAAAAAGAGAATATCCATATTATCGGCTACACCAATGAAGTGGACAAATTAATGGAAGTATCTGATCTTCTGATCACGAAACCGGGAGGAATGACATGCAGTGAAGGTTTGGCAAAGGGAATCCCTATGTTATTCCATAACCCTATACCGGGTCAGGAAGAAGAGAATGTTCAGTATTTCACCGCCCGTGGTTTGGGCGAACCCATCACTTCACTTGACGTTGTTGTAAAGTGGATGAATAAACTGCTCCATAACTACCCAGACATTGTTCGCAAACGCAAACGCCATATGGAACAGATTGCCAAGTATCACCCGATGCAGAGCGCGCAAAGTATTATCGATCTTCTCGATCTGCGTCCCTTCTCAGCAGACCAAGCCAGACTGTAA
- a CDS encoding glycosyltransferase family 2 protein, with the protein MLDAIFVTMQVILALLAVYQFTFSLFGLIKKKKKKHYPATKSFAVLVAAHNEEQVIGALMENLKQLDYPEDLYDVFVICDNCTDGTAQIVRQHGLNACVRTNADLRGKGYAIEWMLKYLWKLPRQYDAVVMFDADNLVDRNFLLEMNDDLCNGSRVIQGYIDTKNPEDSWITAAYGVSYWYINRLWQLSRHNLNMANFLGGTGMCFETNLLKEIGWGATSLVEDLEFTMRSVQRNVYPVFNYDAKVFDEKPLTFKASARQRLRWMQGHFTVARRYFFPLLWQSIKERSLVKFDLAVYGANVYVVLLTFLMTAVLWVDTAIFSGPHIANIYGYFPLWVGFVAIGLNVLTFLLSMALEKVTFAKVYLYLILFPIYLLSWYPITFYAFFTQNNKQWSHTQHTRVVRLDEVQSKQG; encoded by the coding sequence ATGTTGGACGCTATATTCGTCACGATGCAGGTCATTCTGGCACTGCTAGCCGTGTACCAATTCACGTTTTCGCTGTTCGGTCTGATTAAGAAAAAGAAAAAGAAACATTATCCGGCGACAAAATCATTCGCTGTACTCGTTGCAGCACACAATGAGGAACAAGTCATTGGTGCCTTGATGGAGAACCTGAAACAATTGGATTACCCTGAAGATCTGTACGATGTGTTTGTCATTTGTGACAACTGTACGGACGGAACGGCTCAAATTGTAAGACAGCATGGATTGAATGCTTGTGTACGTACCAATGCTGATCTCAGAGGTAAAGGGTATGCCATTGAATGGATGCTTAAATACCTGTGGAAATTGCCGCGTCAGTATGACGCCGTTGTCATGTTTGACGCAGATAACCTGGTTGACCGCAACTTCCTGCTTGAGATGAATGACGACTTGTGCAATGGTTCGCGTGTTATTCAAGGATACATCGATACGAAAAATCCAGAGGATTCCTGGATCACTGCAGCATATGGCGTATCTTACTGGTACATCAACCGTCTGTGGCAGTTGTCCCGTCATAATTTGAACATGGCGAATTTCCTCGGCGGTACTGGAATGTGCTTCGAGACCAATTTGCTTAAGGAAATTGGTTGGGGCGCTACAAGTTTGGTTGAGGATTTGGAGTTTACGATGCGCAGTGTTCAGCGTAATGTATATCCTGTCTTTAACTATGATGCCAAAGTATTTGACGAGAAGCCGTTAACCTTTAAAGCGTCAGCAAGACAGCGTCTTCGCTGGATGCAAGGTCACTTTACAGTTGCGCGCAGATATTTTTTCCCGCTGCTGTGGCAAAGTATCAAGGAAAGAAGCTTGGTGAAATTCGACCTTGCTGTGTATGGCGCAAACGTGTATGTTGTTTTGCTTACATTCCTGATGACAGCAGTCCTCTGGGTGGATACAGCGATTTTTAGCGGTCCGCATATTGCAAACATATACGGGTACTTCCCGCTCTGGGTAGGATTTGTTGCGATTGGCCTGAACGTTCTGACGTTCTTGTTGTCCATGGCGCTGGAAAAGGTTACCTTTGCCAAAGTGTATCTGTACCTGATCTTGTTCCCGATTTATCTTCTTTCGTGGTATCCAATTACGTTCTATGCGTTCTTTACGCAGAACAACAAACAATGGAGCCACACCCAGCATACACGTGTTGTACGTTTGGATGAGGTGCAGAGCAAGCAGGGATAA